The region TTTTCGAACGTCTTCTAGTTTGGATTCCGCTGCGGCTTTTGCTTTTTCCTTTCCTTCTTTTAGAACTTGGTGCACATAATCTAAGTTTTGTGTCAGTTCTTCGCGTTTTACACGGAAAGGGGCAAAATGGTTTAGAATGGAATCGAGAAGATCTTTTTTGAGATCTCCATATCCGGCTCCACCTCGTTTGTATTTTTCAATTTGTGATTCTTTTTCCGTTTGGGAAAGAAAAAGCGAATGGATTTGAAAGATAACAGAGGTTTCTGGATCTTTTGGTTCTTCTATGGCACGAGAATCGCTCACAATCGACATAACTTTCTTTTTGATTTCTTTTTCTGTTCCAAAGAAGTCGATGGTGTTTTGATAAGACTTGGACATCTTGGCTCCGTCCACACCAGGTATTATTGCCGTGTTTTCATCAATATCTGGTTCAGGGATTGTTAATACCTGTCCAAATTGGGAATTGAATCTTTCTGCGATGTCACGAGCAAATTCTAAATGTTGTTTTTGGTCTTTTCCTACGGGAACTTTTTCTGCAGAAAAAAGTAAGATGTCACTTGCCATGAGTACGGGATATGTAAAAAGTCCAGCCCCTGGAACAAATCCTTTTGCCACTTTGTCTTTAAAGGAATGAGCAAGTTGTAATTGAGAAACAGTGATGGATTGGGATAGATACCAAGTGAGTTCTGTCACTTGTGGAACATCGCTTTGAACCCAAAATACAGATTTTTTTGGATCAACACCTAGTGCAAGTAAGTCGATCGCACATTCTAAAGTGAAAGTTTTTAATTCTTCTTTGGATCGGAATGTTGTGAGTGCATGTAAGTTTGCGATGAAAAGAAACAACTCTTCTTTGGATTGGTAGTCTAAGATTTTTTTGATCGCAGAAAAATAATTACCTAAATGAAGTTTGCCTGATGGTTGTAATCCAGTAAGGACTCTCATGATTCTCCTTCTGTATCGGAAAGGTCAATTGGATCGGAAGTGTTTTTGTTTTCCAAAGATTCCGAACTCGCAATTTCACCACCTTCT is a window of Leptospira congkakensis DNA encoding:
- the trpS gene encoding tryptophan--tRNA ligase, which gives rise to MRVLTGLQPSGKLHLGNYFSAIKKILDYQSKEELFLFIANLHALTTFRSKEELKTFTLECAIDLLALGVDPKKSVFWVQSDVPQVTELTWYLSQSITVSQLQLAHSFKDKVAKGFVPGAGLFTYPVLMASDILLFSAEKVPVGKDQKQHLEFARDIAERFNSQFGQVLTIPEPDIDENTAIIPGVDGAKMSKSYQNTIDFFGTEKEIKKKVMSIVSDSRAIEEPKDPETSVIFQIHSLFLSQTEKESQIEKYKRGGAGYGDLKKDLLDSILNHFAPFRVKREELTQNLDYVHQVLKEGKEKAKAAAESKLEDVRKTLGIYPF